One segment of Manihot esculenta cultivar AM560-2 chromosome 4, M.esculenta_v8, whole genome shotgun sequence DNA contains the following:
- the LOC110614201 gene encoding protein HIGH CHLOROPHYLL FLUORESCENCE PHENOTYPE 244, chloroplastic — MACRLPTQIATPGKFHHNYRGHRHSQIAVSSNNTLLSWRRNLSPQPLISPSASFISTVLKGKRDVRPTVTCNASAAEAVGAVNLAPGTPVRPTSILVVGATGTLGRQIVRRALDEGYEVRCLVRPRPAPADFLRDWGATVVNADLSKPESIPATLVGVHTVIDCATGRPEEPIKTVDWEGKVALIQCAKAMGIQKFVFFSIHNCDKHPEVPLMEIKYCTEKFLQDSGLNHVVIRLCGFMQGLIGQYAVPILEEKSVWGTDAPTRIAYMDTQDIARLTFIAVRNEKINGKLLTFAGPRAWTTQEVITLCERLAGQDANVTTVPVSILRFTRQLTRFFEWTNDVADRLAFSEVLTSDIVFSAPMAETYTLLGVDAKDVVTLEKYLQDYFTNILKKLKDIKAQSKQTDFYI, encoded by the exons ATGGCATGCAGGCTCCCAACGCAGATAGCAACTCCTGGAAAGTTCCACCATAATTACCGTGGCCACCGACACAGCCAAATCGCCGTCTCTTCCAACAACACCTTACTTTCATGGCGGCGTAATTTGTCACCGCAGCCTCTCATCTCGCCTTCCGCTTCATTTATTTCTACAG ttTTGAAAGGGAAACGTGATGTGCGGCCAACGGTGACGTGCAATGCGAGTGCTGCGGAGGCAGTGGGTGCTGTGAATTTGGCACCGGGAACTCCAGTAAGGCCGACGAGCATATTGGTTGTAGGAGCCACTGGAACTCTAGGCAGGCAAATTGTGCGGCGGGCACTGGATGAAGGCTACGAAGTACGATGCCTTGTTAGGCCTCGTCCTGCTCCAGCTGACTTCCTTCGCGATTGGGGCGCCACTGTTGTCAAT GCAGACCTTAGCAAACCCGAGAGTATACCAGCAACACTGGTGGGCGTTCATACAGTCATTGACTGTGCCACAGGGCGTCCTGAAGAACCCATCAAAACG GTAGACTGGGAAGGAAAAGTTGCTCTAATACAGTGCGCAAAAGCAATGGGAATCCAGAAATTTGTGTTCTTTTCTATCCATAACTGTGACAAGCATCCTGAAGTTCCACTAATGGAGATCAAATATTGTACCGAGAAGTTCCTTCAGGACTCTGGCCTTAATCACGTCGTAATCCGGTTATGCGGTTTCATGCAA GGCCTTATTGGGCAATATGCAGTACCTATACTAGAAGAGAAATCTGTTTGGGGAACCGATGCCCCCACAAGAATTGCTTACATGGATACCCAG GATATAGCTCGGTTGACATTCATAGCAGTACGCAATGAGAAAATCAATGGGAAGCTTCTCACTTTTGCTGGTCCTCGAGCATGGACAACCCAAGAG GTGATTACATTGTGTGAAAGACTGGCAGGGCAGGATGCGAATGTTACTACTGTTCCAGTTTCAATTTTAAGATTCACCCGTCAACTGACACGGTTTTTCGAGTGGACAAATGATGTCGCTGATAGACTGGCATTTTCAGAG GTTCTAACGAGTGATATTGTGTTCTCTGCTCCTATGGCTGAAACATATACACTCCTTGGCGTGGACGCAAAAGATGTAGTAACACTTGAGAAATATTTGCAGGATTACTTCACCAACATACTAAAGAAATTGAAAGATATCAAAGCTCAATCAAAGCAAACAGATTTTTACATCTGA